Below is a genomic region from Miniphocaeibacter halophilus.
TAAGTGTAAGCCAGGTTAATATTAATGTAGTAGGAATAGATTATAATTAGAAAATACCCTCTTTAAAAAAAGTTAAAGAGGGAATTTTTGTGTGGAGGAATTTTGAGTAGAAAATCAGCAAGAGAATGGATTGTAAAATATATATTTCAAGCAACAATTAATGAAGAGTATAACAATGAAAATTTTGAGAAATTTTGTGAAAATTTTGAAATAAATAGTAATGAAAAGGAATTTATAGAATTTTCAATTAATTCCATTTTTGAAAATTTAAATATAATAGATGAAAATATTGAAATAAATCTTATTGGTTGGGAATTTAATAGATTATCTAGCATTGACAAATCTATTTTGCGAGTAGCAACTAATGAAATTTTATTCAATGAAAATATTCCAAATAAAGTATCAATTAATGAAGCTGTAGAAATAGCAAAAAGATATTCTTCAGATGATGCCTACAGATTTATTAATGGAGTTTTAGGATCAATATCAAGAAAGAGTTTAGCAGAATGACAAAAGCAATAAAAATAAAGGAATTGAGTAAATATATTAATTCTTTAGTAAAGCGTGATCCAATTTTAGCGAATTTACACGTAGAGGGAGAGGTTTCTAACTTTAAAATATCATCAGGTAATGTTTATTTTGTTTTAAAAGATGAAGCTGCAGCCTTAAGATGTATTATTTTTAAGAATATGGGATTAGCAAAAACCATATCTATTAAAGATGGTATGAAAGTTATAGCTAGAGGATCACTTACAACATATGATTATGGTAGTTATTATCAATTATTAGTAAAAGAAATTGTATCCGATGGAATAGGGGATATATATCAACAATTTGAAATTTTAAAAAATAAATTAGCTAAGGAAGGACTGTTTTCACTAGACCATAAAGTAAGCATTCCTAGTATGCCGAATTCCATTGGAGTGATAACATCTCCAACAGGGGCAGCAGTTAGGGATATTATAAATACCATAAGAAGAAGATTTCCAATAGCAAATATTTATATTTACCCTTCTAAAGTCCAGGGAAATGATGCACCTGAAAGTTTAATTAAAGGGTTGAAATTTTTTGATAAATCTAAATTAGTTGACACTATTATAATAGGTAGAGGTGGAGGATCCTTTGAAGATTTAAATAGTTTTAATGATGAAACTTTACTTTATGAAATTCATAATACTAAAACTCCGGTAATATCAGCAGTAGGTCACGAAATTGATAATATGTTATCGGATTACGTTGCAGATCTTAGAGCTGCCACTCCAACAGCAGCTGCAGAATTAGCAACTCCTGAAATTAATGACTTAAAGAATGATTTAAATAAGTCGATAAATTTATTGAATAAATATTTTTATAATTATTTTATTGAAGAGAAAAAAGTTTTAGATTTTTACTTTAAAGAAATTAATTATTATAATCCTAAAGAGAGAATTTTAAATTTAAAAAGAGAGTTAATATATATAAAAGAAAAACTTGAAAAAAATAATTTGAATTATTTTACTTCTGAAAAAAATAAAATAAATAGTATATATTTAAAAATTAAGAATTTTAATCCTATTAACAAAATAAAAAAGGAAAGAGAAAAACTTAAAGTTTTAAATAAATTATTGACTATGAATATGAATAATTTACTTTCTAAAGAAAAATTTAAAATTGATAGTTTTAAAATCAAATTAGATAATTTTGATTCAAATAAGGTTTTAAAGTATGGCTATGCTAAAATCTATTTAAATAAAAAGCCAATAGGGAGCATAGAAGATGTTAACATTGATGATAAAGTTGAGATTTGCTTTCACAATGGAGTAGCAGGAGCTTTAATAGAAAATAAGGAGAATAAGTTTGAGTAATAATTTTAGTGAATATGAAAAAGGAATTGAAAGATTAAATGAAATTTTAGAAAAAATGGAAAACGGAGATATTTCTTTAGAAGAGAATGTTTTGTTATATGAAGAGGGAATTAAGCTTCATACTAAATTATCTAAAATTTTAGAAAGAGAAGAAGGTAAAATTAGAATTATTTCCGAGAATAATATTGAAGAGATAGATGAGATGAATTTTTTAAATGAAGAATAATAATTTTGTAAAAGATTTAAGATTCAGACAAGAAATAATTAATCAGAAACTAAGTATGATTTTTGTTGACAATGACATATTATCTAAAGCTTCAAAATATGCAATTATAAATGGTGGTAAAAGATTAAGGCCAATCCTACTTATTGAATTTGCTAAACTTTTTTCTAAGGTAAATAACTATATTTATGATTTCGCACTAGCTTTAGAATTAATACATAATTATTCTTTAGTCCATGATGATTTACCATCTATGGACAATGATGATTATAGAAGGGGAAATTTAACTGTACACAAAAAATTTGGTGAAGATATAGCCATCCTTGTAGGAGATAATTTACTTAATTCATCATATGAAATTTTATTTAATCTTATTTCACAGGAAGAAAATAAGGACAATATTATTGAAGCAAGTAAGTATTTGGCAAATAAAGCAGGAAAAAATGGCATGATAGAAGGTCAAATTTTAGATATATCGAATGATTTTACAAACTCGGAAGAAATTTTAAACATGTATAATAAAAAAACCTGTGCTCTAATAATGGCAGCGTGTAAATGTGGTGCGATTTTAGGTAATGGAAATAATAAAGAAGTTAAATTAGCAGAAGAGTTTGGCCATGCATTAGGATTATCCTTTCAAATTCAAGATGATATTCTAGATTATGAAGAGGATAAAAAAATAGGTAAAGTAACATTTGCTAACTATACGTCAAAAGAGAATGCAGAAAAAGTATTGGTAGAGTATTCCAATAAAGCAATTAATATTTTAAATGAATTTAAAGAAGATACTAGTTTTCTTAATGATTTAGTAAAATATTTAATAAATAGGACTATTTAGTTATGGAAGAAAAAAGAGTAGATATTCTTTTAACGGAATTAGGATACTCAAAATCTCGAACATATTCTAAAGAATTAATTAAACAAAAAAGAGTTTATCTTAATAATAAATTAGTTACCAAGCCTTCAACCTTAGCTAATAAAGATAATATAAAAGTTATTGCAGGAAAGGATTATGTTTCAAGAGGTGCCTACAAACTAATTAAAGCCTTAGAAATTTTTAATATTGAGGTTAATAATAAAATATGTTTGGATATAGGTTCTTCAACAGGTGGATTTACACAAGTATTATTAGAATATGGTGCAAAAAAAATATATGCATTAGATGTAGGAACAAGTCAATTAGATAAGAGTATAAAAGATAATCCAAAAGTTATTTCTCTAGAGAACACCAATATAAAAAATATAGATACAGATGTATTCTATAAATATAATTTAGAAATTATAACCATAGATATTTCATTTATATCGATTAAGAAAATACTTTTTATATTGGAAGAAATAGTACATGATTTTACGAATATTATTATTCTTATAAAACCACAATTTGAAGGTAATAGTACATTGTTAAAAAAGGGAATTGTTAATAAAAAGTTTCATTATAATATTCTTAGAGATATTATCGATTATATTAATAAGAATGGTTTCATAGTTATGAATTTAAGCTTTTCGCCTATTCTGGGAAAAGAAGGAAATGTTGAGTATTTAGCACATTTAGTAAAGGGAAAACAGAAAAAAATATTTCCAAAAGATATTATAGTAGAAACTATTGAATCAGCATTTGATAAAAGGAGAAGAAATGAAGAAATATACTAGACAAAGACTGATTTTAGATTTAATTCAAGATAATGAAATTCATACACAGGAAGAATTGTCAGATCTTTTGGAAAAAAGTGGAGTTAGGGCAACACAGGCTACTATTTCTAGAGACATTAAAGAATTAAGAATTTCTAAAGTACAAACAAGAGATGGTGAATATCATTATGCAATAATTGATACAGTCCATGATTCTTTAAATGAACGTTTGGATAAAATATTTAAATCTGCAGTTTTAACTGTAAAACACAATAATGATATGGTTATTGTTAAAACTATTTCTCATACTGCAACTGTATGTGCAACATCTATTACAAATGCAAAAATAGATAATATAAGTGGAATAATTGCAGGAAATGATACAATATTTATTGCAGTTGAAGATAAGGACAAGTTGGATATTACGGTTAATGATATTAAATCAATTATAAGGTAGAATTATGCTTTCAGAATTATACATAGAAAATTTTATTATTATAAAAAAACTTAATATAGAATTTTCCAATAGATTCAATGTAATTACAGGAGAAACCGGTTCTGGAAAATCGATATTGGTTAATTCTCTACAGTTATTACTCGGAGGAAGATTTCAAAAAAGCTTCTTCGGGAAATATGGAAATAAATCCATAGTAGAAGGTAAATTTTTAGTATATGATGTTAATAAGTTAAAAGAATTTCAAGACGCAGGTTACATTTTAGATGATAGTGAACTTATTATTACCAGAGAATTACATTCAAGTGGAAAGACATCCAATAGGATTAACGGTAGAAATATTAGTCTAGCTTTATTAAAGGAGCTAATGGATGGACTTATGGACATTCATAGCCAAAATGAAAATCAAACTCTTTTAAAAAAGGAAAATTATTTAAATTTAATAGATTCCTTTAATCCAGATGTAATCAATAAAGAACTAATAAAAATTGAAAAAATTTTAAAGGAAAAAGACAACTTATTAAAAGAAATTAAGGGCTTGGAATTTTCACCTCAAGAATTAGATAGAGAAAAAGATATACTACAATATCAATTATCTGAACTTGAAGAGTTAGATTTAGAAAATATAAATGAAGAAGAAATTTTATCTGAATATACATTACTAAGTAATGTTGAGGAAATAATAAATGATTTAAATAGCTTTTCAAATTTATTTAGTTCTGAAGATTATAATAGTTTAGATGTTTTTACTATGCTTGGTAAAAGTAAGGAATTATTAGGCGATGTTAAAGATAAGGATAAAAACATTGAACCTTATTATGAGGAGATAAATAATATATACTTTCAATTAGAAGATATAGTTTCAGATATAAGCAGATATGCAAGTAATTTATATATTGATGATGAAAAGTTAGCTATACTTAATAGTAATATAGAAACTTTAACAAACTTAAAAAGAAAATATGGAGCAAGCATAGACGAATTAATTGTTTTTAGAAATAATATCTATAACAGAATAAATAAGCTTAATAATATTGAAGATAATTTAGAATATTTAAAAAAACAATTAGATGAAAACAATAAAGCCTTAAATAAGGTAGCCACTGTTTTAACAAGTGAAAGAAAGAAAATTGCTCAAAAGTTAGAAAAAGAAATTCTTTTTAATATTAAAGATTTAAATATGCCAAATGCAAAATTCAAAATTGAATTTTTGGAATTAGAAAATGTTGGCAATTTAGGAAAAGATAAGGCGGATTTTTTAATTTCTACTAATGTAGGACAAGATATTACATCTTTGACAAAAATAGCTTCAGGTGGAGAGTTATCCAGGATAATGTTGGGTTTTAAAACTGCATTAGCTGATGTAGATAATGTGGAAACTTTGATTTTTGATGAGATAGACTCCGGTATTAGTGGAAGGACAGCACAACTAGTTGGAGAAAAATTAATAGATATATCTAACTATAGACAGATTATTGTAATATCTCATCTGCCTCAAATTGCATCTTTAGCAGATAATCATCTATTAATAGATAAAGAGGAATTAGATGATAATACTATTTCAAAAATATACAGTATAGAAAACAAAGATAGAATAAATGAAATAGCAAGGTTAATTGGTGGCGTAAATATAACTGATACAACAATTAAACAAGCAAAAGAAATGATAGATCAAGGTATGAATTTACTTTTATCTAAAAGGAGTAAAAAATGACTTATGAAGAAAACACTATAAAAAGTGAAATGGTATATGAAGGAAGAATATTGAATTTAAGAATCGATACAGTTGAATTACCAAATAGAAAATATTCGAAAAGAGAAATAGTTGAGCATAATAATGCTGTGGCGATAATTGCTATTAAAGATAATAGAATTTTTTTCATAAAACAATATAGAAAAGCTGTTAATAAGGTCTTACTTGAAATTCCAGCTGGTCTTATTGATGCAAATGAATCTCCAAGAGAAGCTGCTTTAAGAGAATTACAAGAGGAAATAGGTTATAGTGCAAATAAACTGGAATTTTTATTTGATGGTTATTCTTCTCCAGGGTTTACAGATGAAAAAACATCTTATTTTTTAGCCCAAGATCTTTTTGAAAGTAAATTAGAGGCTGATGATGATGAATATTTGGAAGTTTTGGATTTTGATATTGATGAAGCTTTAAGAATGATAGATGATGGAGAAATAGAAGATAGTAAGACAATAACAGGAATTTTATATGTTTATAGAAAGTTAATGACAAATGATTAATAATGTAAAAATAATTGATACTTTGGCAATGGCAGTTGCTCTTTTAACTGCCTTAGTCTTACATGAGAATGCCCATGGAATAATGGCTTATTTTATGGGGGATGATACAGCTAAAAACAATGGTAGACTATCATTAAATCCATTAAAGCATCTATCTTTAATTGGAACATTATCTTTGTTTATATTTAAATTCGGATGGGCAAAGCCGGTACCAATTAATCCCTATAAATTCAAGAATAAAAGATTAGGTAATTTTTTAGTTTCAATAGCGGGAATTATGACTAATTTAATTTTAGCAATTATTTTTATTATTGTTTTTGGATTTATTAAAAATATGGATGTAACAAATTTATTTTCATTTTTCTTAATTCAGTTAATATCATACTTAATTTTATATAATGTATATTTAGCAATTTTTAATTTAATACCTATTCCTCCATTAGATGGTTCAAAAATTATTTATAGTTTTTTACCGGAAAAAATTGTTTATAAAATATCTTCCATGGAACAATATTTAAATATAATTTTAATTATATTGATTTTTTCAGGAGCAATTCCAAAAATTATAAGTACAGCAGCTTCGAGTTTGTTAAGTTTTTTATTTAATTTATTAAGGGTGTTTTAATGACTTTAAATATTGATACAGAATTTTACAATGGTCCTTTTGATCTTTTATTAAAATTAATAGAAAAAAATAAGATAGATATTTACGATGTTTTTTTAAGTGATATTACTGAACAATTTCTTTTGGAAGTTGAAACTCTAAAAATAAAAGATCCTGAAAATATAACGGAATTTATTTACTTAGCAAGTACTCTATTAGAAATAAAATCAAGAAAGCTATTACCTAAGAATGAATATTTAGATGAGGAAGAAGAAATTACTGAGGAAATATTATTAGGAAGGTTAATTGAATACAAGAAATTTAAAAAACTAAGTAAAGAATTTATTGAACTAAAAAAAAATGCTGATTACTATTTACCAAAATTTCAAGAGGATTTTTTAGAATATACTGTTGAAGAAGTTAAAAATGACATTATTGGTGATAGTAATTTATTACTTCAAGAATTATTGAATTTACTTGAAAGAAATAGAATTGAAGAAGAAAATTTGAAAAAATTTGAAATAATTAGAGCTGAAGAATACTCTGTAGAAGAATATATGGAAAATATACAATGGAAGCTTGAGGGAGAAAAAAAGCTTCCTTTAACTAGCTTTATAGAAAAAAATGGAACCAGGCAAGAAATTATAGTGGTTTTTTTATCTATTCTAGAATTAATAAAAACCAAAGTTGTAAAAGTTGTTCAAGAGGATGTTTTTTCAGAAATAATTGTAGAATTGAGATGATAATATGACTAATTTGAAATCTATAATTGAATCATTGCTTTTTGTATGGGGAGAACCATTATCATATAAGGAAATTGCAAAAGTAGTTGAAAGAGAAAACAGTGAAGTTAAAAGAACTTTGGAAGAAATGAAAGAGGAATATGAAAGAAATGACAGAGGTTTAGAGTTAAAAAGTTATAGTGGAGATTATCAATTTGTTACAAAAAAAGAAAATTTCGACTATATAAATAAACTAGTAGATAAAAAGAGAAAGAAGAAATTAAGTAATTCTGCCATGGAAGTACTATCTATAGTGGCCTATAAACAACCTGTTACAAGAATGGAGATTGAGGAAATAAGAGGTGTAAAATCCAATAGTTCAATTGATTCACTAGTAAATAGAAATTTAATTGAAGAAGTTGGTAGACTTGATAAAATGGGAAAACCAATTTTGTATGGAACGACTAAGGAATTTCTTAGAGTATTTTCACTAGATAGTTTGAAATCTCTTCCTAATTTAAAAGAAATTGAATTAATGTTGGAAGATGAGGAAGAAAATGAGAATAAATAAGTATTTAGCAAAAGCAGGAATAGCATCTAGACGGAAGGCAGAAGAATTAATACTAGAAGGAAAAGTATCCATTAATGATAAAGTTATACAGGAGCTTGGAACAATAGTAGAAGAGGGAGATATTGTAAAGTTTAATAATAGGGTAGTAAAACCTATTGATGAGCATATTTATCTACTATTAAACAAGCCGGTAGGTTATGTAAGTACAGTTGAAGATCCATATGCTGACAAGGTGGTCCTTGATTTAATTGATTTTAAAAATCGTATTTATCCAGTAGGTAGATTGGATAAGGATAGTCGAGGTTTATTGATTTTAACCAATGATGGAGAAATTACCCATAAATTAACACACCCAAGTAATGATTTTCCTAAAACATATATGGTAAAATTAAATTCTATGCCAGCAGAAAAAGATTTAAAAAAATTAGAATCTGGTATTATGATAGATGGTAGTTTAACTAAAAAAGCTAAAATTAAAAAAATATCTGATTTCCAATATAAAATTACAATTACAGAAGGCAGAAATAGACAAGTTAGAAAGATGTTTAAACATATAGGTTGTAAAGTTATAGATTTAAATAGAATAGCAATAGGCAATATTCGGGGAAATGGTTTAAAAGAAGGAGAATATAGAGCTTTATCAAAAAAAGAAATTAATTATTTAAGGAGTATTTAATGTATATTGTAAAAAATCCAATTTTAGAAGAACTTTACTTTATAAGAGATAAATTCGGAATAGAATTAAATATGGATTATAAAAATCCTAGCCTATATTATATTTTTAAAGAAGATAATAACATTATTGGATTTAGCGAAATTATTATTGCCGATAATCTACCTACATTAATTAAGTTTTATGTAGGAGAGGACTATAAAGATGAAGAAAAATTATTTTTTTTAAAAGGCACTGGTTCAAAAGTAAAGGATATGGGATTTGATTATTTAAAGAATAAAACTAATAGTTTACAATTTTATAAGAATAATTTAGAAGATATAAATTTAGATAAGCTTTTTTTAGGAACATGTAATGACTAGTATATTATTTAAAAATACAGTAGAAATAACTGACTACTATATTGATTTTTTTAAAAATAAAATTATTAATGCAATTGATATGACAATAGGTCATGGCAATGATATATATAAGATTGCCAAAACAGTAAATAAAGAAAGCGAAATATTAGGCTTTGATATCTCAGAAATAGCAGTTAAAAATACAAAAAAACAGCTAGAGGAATTTGAAAAACATAATATAAAAATCATAAGAGATAGTCATGAAAACATTAACAGATATACAGATAAAAAACTTGATTTAGTAATTTATAATTTAGGTTATTTACCAAAGGGAGATAAAAATATTACAACAGACTATAAGACTGTAATAAAAAGTTTAGAGTATGTTCTAAGTGCTTTAAATGAAAATGGAATTATTATAATGACATTTTATCCAGGTCATAATAGCGGTAAATTAGAATCTATTGAAATTGAAAAGTTTTTATCTAAAATAAATCAAAAGAAATATAATATATTAAAATATAGTTTTATAAATCAAATAAATAATCCACCATATGTTGTGGTTATAGAGAGGTTAAATTGAAAAATGTTGTCGTAATTGGTGCTGGACCAGCAGGAATATTAGCTGCAATAGCAGCAAAAACAATTAATAATAATGTTTTAATTTTAGAAAAAAATGAAAAAATCGGGAAAAAATTATATATTACCGGTAAAGGTAGATGCAATATTACTAATTACTCACCAATTGAAGATTTTTTTCCAATGATAAATAGTAATTCTAAATTTATGTATAGTGCTTTATATAATTATACAAATATGGACATATTAAACTTGCTAGAGAGTTATGGACTAAAATATAAAGTTGAAAGAGGTAATAGGGTTTTTCCTTATAGTGATAAATCTAGCGACGTTATAAAAACCTTTAACAAAATTTTACTTGATTTAAATATAAAGGTAAAATTAAATGAAGATATTCGATACATTGAAAAACAAGATGATGTTTTTAGAATTTATGGAAAAACTAATAAATATGAATCAGATTTTTTAGTAATAGCAACAGGAGGGATTTCTTATCCAGCAACTGGATCTACAGGAGCTGGACATAAATTTGCTAAGAATTTTGGACATAGTGTTACAAAATTAAACCCAAGTTTAGTTCCTATGGAAATAAAGTCAAATTATTTAAAGGAATTACAAGGAGTTAGCTTAAAAAATATTGAATTAGCAGTAAAAGTAGATGATAATATTATTTGTAAGGAATTTGGTGAACTGGTATTTACACATTTTGGACTATCTGGTCCAATAGTTTTAAAAGCCTCAAATTCAGTTCCAGAAAATAAAAATAATATTATTATTTCCATAGATTTAAAGCCAAAATTGGATTTAGAAACACTAGATAACAGAATCCAAAGGGATTTTGCCAAATATAGTAATAAAAATATTGAAAATGCTTTAGATGATTTATTAATTAAAAAGCTAATACCTGTAGTTTTAAAAGAATCCAAAATTAATTGTTTCAAAAAGGTGAATCAAATAACAAGGGAAGAACGACTTAGATTAATTAATACAATAAAGAATTTAAAGTTTGAACTAGTAGGATTAAGACCTATTAAAGAAGCAATTATTACAAAGGGAGGAATTTCCGTAAGGGAAATAAATCCTAAAACCATGGAAAGTAAAAAAATTGAAAATTTATATTTTGCCGGCGAAGTTATTGATATTGATGCAATGACAGGAGGATATAATTTACAAATTGCTTATTCTACTGGATATGCTGCAGGAAAAAGTATAAAGGAAAAAAGTAATGAATGATGAAATTATTATAGATGATTATATAAATAAGGATTTAAAGGAAATTTCTCAAGAAATTGTTTATAAAGTAGGGAGAACTAAGTTAAATATAGATTCTTTAATAATACAGCTACCAAAAGAAATGTATTATTTAGATGAAGATATTTTAAAAAAATTAGGGGATATTAATATTTTTATTACAAATAATATTAATAGCAGTAAGGAAGATAAGGGAATAATTGTAAAAATTAAAGAAAAAAAAGTTTTTAGAATTGCAATAGATGGACCATCTGCATCGGGGAAAAGTACAATTTCTAAATATTTAAGTGAAATTTTAGCCATAGACTATTTAGACACAGGAGCTATGTACCGTGCAATTACTTTCTATTTGTTAGAAAATGGATATTCGCTAACAGATGAGAATGAAATAGAAAAAGGAATTAAGAAAATTATTTTAAAGTATGACAACAATAACATTATAATAAATAATAAAATATTAAAGGATGAGTTAAGAACAGAAGTTGTTACTAAAAATGTATCTTTGATTTCAAGTTATAGTAGCGTTAGAAGTAAATTAGTTAATATTCAAAGAGAAATTGCTAAGAAAAACTCCATAATATTAGATGGAAGAGATATTGGAACTGTGGTTTTGCCTAATGCAGAATATAAGTTTTTTTTAGTAGCAGATCCGGAAGTTCGTGCTAGAAGAAGGCTAAAGGATAAAAATAGTAGATTAAATATGACCTTCGATGAAATAGTAGAAGATATTAAAAGAAGAGATTATCTTGATTCAACTAGGGCTATTTCACCTTTAAAAAAAGCGGAAGATGCTATTGTAATCGATTCTTCTAAATTAACTATTAATGAAGTTGTTGAAAATATATTAAAAAGTATTAGGGGTATATAATGTATTGGTTTTTTAGAAATATTTTATGGGTAGTATTAAGGATTATATTTAGAATTGAAGTCAAGGGAAAAGAAAATATAAATACAAGAGAAAAGCTTATTATTTGCTCAAATCACATAAGTATATTAGATCCATTAATTCTAGCCATAACTTATAATAGACAGATTCACTTTATGGCAAAAAAAGAATTGTTTGAAATACCTATTATAGGTAAACTATTTTATAAAGTTGGAGCATTTCCAGTCGATAGAAAAAAGGCTGATTTAAAAAGCATAAAACAATCTTTGAAAATATTAAAAGAAGATAAGGTCTTAGGTATTTTCCCGGAAGGCACTAGAGTAAATACTATTGATAAAAACAATGTGAAAGATGGAATAGGTATGATGGCTAATAGAGCTAATTCAGATATACTTCCTGTCCATATAGAGACGGAATACAAAATATTTAGGAAGGTGAAAGTTACTTATAAGCCTATAGTAAAAATTGATAAATTTCTAGAAGTTCCTAAAGAACTAAAAAATAGAACTATTACTTTAGCAGCTTATAATGAAATATATGATTTATCGGAGTAATTATGGAAATATATATTGCTAAAAATGCAGGATTTTGTTTTGGAGTAAAAAGAGCCATTGATATAACGGAAAAAGCTTTAGACAGTACTGTAAAAACAAATTCTTTAGGATTGTTAATACACAACGAACAAGAAGTTGGAAGATTAAAGGAAAAGGGGTTAAATGTTTTAGATGAAATAAAAGAAACAAACACCAATGAAAATTTAGTTATTCGAAGTCATGGTGAAACATTAGAGAAAAAAAATGAAATTATAAAAAATGGGTATAATCTTATAGATGCAACATGTCCAATTCTATTGTCTATTTACAAAAAAATACAGAAAGCAGAAGATGAAGGTTACACTATTGTAATAATTGGAGATAAGAATCATCCGGAAATTATTGGAATATGTGGTCAAATTTCAACTGATGCTATTGTAATAAACAGTATAGAAGAGGCAGAAAGAATAAAAAATAAAAAAAATTTATATATTATATCCCAAACAACAAATTTAATAGAGAAATTTTTGAAATTATCTGATATAATAGATAGAAGTAATACTAATGTAGTGATAAAAAATACAATATGCAATGCTACAAAACTAAGACAACAGTCAACAATAGAATTATCTAAACAAGTAGATGCAATGATTGTTATTGGAGGAAAAACGAGTTCAAATACTAACAAACTCTATGAATTGTCCAAGAAGCATTGTAAAAATTCATTTAGAATTGAGACAGTAAATGATTTATCTTTACAAGAAGTATTGAAATATAAAAAAATAGGGATTACCGCAGGTGCGTCTACACCTGAATGGATAATTGAGGAGGTTGTTCAAGTAATGGATAATTACAGCAAAGACGAGTTTATGGAGCAAGTGGAAGGAAGTATAACTAAGATTTACCCTAAAGATGTTGTTAAAGGTAGCGTTATTTATGTTACTGACAATGAAGTTATGGTTAATATAGGTTATAGTTCAGATGGGATAATTAAGTTAGATGAATTATCAACTGATCCAGATAAAAAACCTAAAGATCTTTTCACAGAAGGTCAAGAAATTGAAGTATATGTAATAAAACTTGACGATGGTGAAGGTAACGTAGTTTTATCTACGAGAAGGGTAGAAGGGT
It encodes:
- a CDS encoding lysophospholipid acyltransferase family protein; its protein translation is MYWFFRNILWVVLRIIFRIEVKGKENINTREKLIICSNHISILDPLILAITYNRQIHFMAKKELFEIPIIGKLFYKVGAFPVDRKKADLKSIKQSLKILKEDKVLGIFPEGTRVNTIDKNNVKDGIGMMANRANSDILPVHIETEYKIFRKVKVTYKPIVKIDKFLEVPKELKNRTITLAAYNEIYDLSE
- a CDS encoding bifunctional 4-hydroxy-3-methylbut-2-enyl diphosphate reductase/30S ribosomal protein S1, with the protein product MEIYIAKNAGFCFGVKRAIDITEKALDSTVKTNSLGLLIHNEQEVGRLKEKGLNVLDEIKETNTNENLVIRSHGETLEKKNEIIKNGYNLIDATCPILLSIYKKIQKAEDEGYTIVIIGDKNHPEIIGICGQISTDAIVINSIEEAERIKNKKNLYIISQTTNLIEKFLKLSDIIDRSNTNVVIKNTICNATKLRQQSTIELSKQVDAMIVIGGKTSSNTNKLYELSKKHCKNSFRIETVNDLSLQEVLKYKKIGITAGASTPEWIIEEVVQVMDNYSKDEFMEQVEGSITKIYPKDVVKGSVIYVTDNEVMVNIGYSSDGIIKLDELSTDPDKKPKDLFTEGQEIEVYVIKLDDGEGNVVLSTRRVEGLKNWKKLVEIYENDETVNAEVIKEVKGGLLASVLGINAFIPGSQITTSYVKDLSPYVGQTLECKIISIDEKKRRLVLSRRQIEEAAERERIDKAWENIEVDKILPGRVERLTDFGAFVDVGGIDGLIHISDISWRRIKHPSDVLTVGDEIEVKVLRANKEKNRISLGLKQLTKKPFELFMENNNVGDIVTGEVVNLLDFGAFVRLEEGVEGLVHVSQISYEHVEKPSDELNIGDKIQVKILDINPETKRIALSIKETLEKPEMPERPEPKKAKKPKEDRMPEYENQELEHNLGEILDAELNKNTEE